Proteins co-encoded in one Hyla sarda isolate aHylSar1 chromosome 4, aHylSar1.hap1, whole genome shotgun sequence genomic window:
- the LOC130367305 gene encoding extracellular calcium-sensing receptor-like, translating into MCDNTNGNCEINMSCRLTGSELTSISMDGDIIIGAVMPVHIDKIYPKVNYKEAPGPAICMTFRLDNYQRAQAVHFAVEEINKTPDILPNITLGFKIFDCCKVLQRAVSGTLQLLSGYGESLPNYRCNQETQLAAVIGHSTSTYAISMAHILGLYRYPQISHFATSSLLSDHIQFPSFFRTVPSDAFQSQGLAELVLHFGWTWIGLVAIDNEYGQQGIQMFKREIIKAGACVAFTETIISSRQDRNAPHIARVVKDSTATAVVIFSPDIDLSFVLDEMLRQNVTGKVCIASEAWSTSSFLSVSKYSGLLLGAIGFALHSGSMPGFGDFLNRINPSMIVGNQWTKLLWEQVFGCKFRDQMSPKVISNSSIKECTGQESLKSILNNFNDVSSLRVTYNVYLAVHAAAKALDNLGKCKKGDGPFLNGSCADIENLKPWQLLHYMKKLHLNTSNGRQLFFDKNGDPPAVYDIVNWQLSPEGQIQQVKVGSYDTSITSGNIFTINTSHVHWGTGNLKYKVMYECSLENNITCPFKQIFPQNCSQVPVSVCSPSCPPGFRKAARKGQPSCCFQCIPCPYGEISSRTDSLQCTECPWDMWPNQSQDHCVLKTQEFLSLEDPLGITLTTTGISSSLVPVVIFGLFIHYRTTPIVRANNYSLSCLLLLSLSLCFLCSLVFIGHPQYEICLLRQVTFGVVFSLCVSCILAKTIMVVIAFNATRPGSQLRKWTSPRVSYLIVISCILIQIFICIMWLTFSPPFSEVNSESNSEILVIQCNEGSPLAFWSMLGYLGLLAFISFIVAFLARRLPDCFNEAKFITFSMLAFLSVWLSYIPASLSSRGKYMVAMEIFAIQSSTWGLVICMFILKCYIIVFRPDMNSREKLMSKQKNVN; encoded by the exons ATGTGCGATAATACCAATGGAAACTGTGAGATAAATATGAG TTGCAGACTGACCGGCAGCGAGCTCACAAGCATTTCTATGGATGGGGATATAATAATCGGGGCAGTGATGCCTGTTCACATAGACAAGATCTACCCAAAGGTCAATTACAAGGAGGCGCCTGGTCCGGCCATCTGTATGAC CTTCAGGTTAGATAACTACCAGCGTGCTCAAGCCGTGCATTTCGCTGTGGAAGAAATTAACAAAACCCCAGATATTTTGCCAAATATCACCCTGGGATTCAAGATCTTTGACTGTTGTAAAGTCCTCCAGAGAGCTGTGTCAGGAACTCTGCAGTTGTTAAGTGGATATGGAGAATCTCTTCCCAACTATCGATGTAACCAGGAGACCCAATTGGCTGCAGTAATTGGACATTCTACATCTACATACGCAATTTCAAtggctcatatactggggctataCAGGTATCCTCAA ATCAGTCACTTTGCCACAAGTTCTCTTCTCAGTGACCATATCCAGTTTCCATCATTTTTTAGAACAGTCCCCAGTGACGCCTTCCAGTCTCAAGGTCTTGCAGAGCTGGTGTTGCACTTTGGATGGACTTGGATTGGTCTAGTGGCCATTGATAATGAATATGGACAGCAAGGTATCCAAATGTTCAAGAGGGAAATAATAAAAGCTGGAGCTTGTGTGGCTTTCACAGAGACCATAATCTCCAGTCGGCAAGATCGAAATGCCCCACACATTGCTCGGGTGGTTAAAGACTCAACAGCCACAGCGGTGGTCATCTTCTCTCCTGATATAGACTTAAGCTTTGTACTAGATGAGATGCTGAGGCAGAATGTCACAGGAAAAGTATGTATTGCCAGTGAAGCTTGGTCTACATCATCTTTCTTGTCAGTAAGTAAATAttcaggacttcttcttggagcaATTGGTTTTGCCCTCCATAGTGGAAGCATGCCAGGGTTTGGAGATTTCCTTAACAGGATAAATCCATCAATGATCGTGGGAAACCAATGGACAAAACTATTATGGGAACAAGTTTTTGGCTGCAAATTCAGAGACCAGATGTCTCCCAAAGTCATTTCAAACTCATCGATAAAAGAATGTACGGGCCAAGAAAGTCTTAAGAGCATTCTGAACAATTTCAATGATGTCTCCAGTCTGAGGGTAACATACAATGTCTATCTAGCGGTTCATGCAGCTGCAAAGGCTCTGGACAATTTGGGTAAATGCAAGAAGGGAGATGGACCATTCCTCAATGGATCATGCGCTGATATTGAGAACTTGAAGCCTTGGCAG TTGCTGCACTATATGAAGAAGTTACATCTGAACACGTCCAATGGTAGACAACTCTTTTTCGATAAGAACGGAGATCCCCCTGCTGTGTACGATATTGTGAACTGGCAGCTGAGCCCTGAAGGACAAATCCAACAAGTAAAAGTGGGCAGTTATGATACCAGTATAACCAGTGGGAACATCTTCACTATTAATACCAGCCACGTACATTGGGGGACTGGAAACCTCAAG TATAAGGTGATGTATGAGTGCTCATTGGAAAACA ACATTACCTGCCCATTTAAACAAATTTTTCCTCAAAATTGTTCCCAGGTACCTGTTTCAGTCTGCAGCCCTAGTTGTCCACCAGGCTTTAGGAAAGCAGCCAGAAAAGGCCAACCTTCCTGCTGTTTTCAATGCATTCCATGTCCTTACGGAGAGATATCTAGCCGaacag ATTCACTACAATGTACAGAGTGCCCATGGGATATGTGGCCAAATCAAAGCCAAGATCATTGTGTTCTAAAGACGCAAGAATTCCTTTcacttgaagatccactgggcaTCACCTTAACAACTACTGGCATCTCCTCATCATTGGTTCCTGTGGTGATCTTTGGACTTTTTATCCACTACAGAACAACCCCCATTGTTCGAGCCAATAACTACTCCTTGAGTTGTCTTCTCCTTTTGTCACTATCACTCTGTTTTCTTTGCTCTTTAGTCTTTATTggtcatccccagtatgagatatgTCTTTTAAGACAAGTAACTTTTGGTGTTGTATTTTCACTTTGTGTCTCCTGCATCTTGGCAAAAACCATTATGGTAGTCATTGCTTTTAATGCCACAAGGCCTGGGAGTCAACTAAGGAAATGGACTAGTCCACGTGTATCATATCTCATAGTCATCTCCTGTATCCTTATTCAGATATTTATTTGCATTATGTGGCTGACATTCTCTCCTCCCTTCTCGGAAGTCAATTCAGAAAGTAATTCTGAAATACTAGTTATTCAGTGTAATGAAGGGTCACCATTGGCTTTTTGGTCTATGCTTGGCTACCTCGGTCTCTTGGCCTTCATTAGCTTCATTGTAGCTTTCTTGGCCAGGAGACTTCCCGACTGCTTCAATGAGGCCAAGTTCATCACCTTCAGCATGCTGGCCTTCCTGAGCGTCTGGTTGTCCTACATTCCAGCATCTCTAAGTTCAAGAGGAAAATATATGGTGGCCATGGAGATCTTTGCTATCCAATCGTCAACCTGGGGTTTGGTTATTTGCATGTTCAttttaaaatgttatattattgtatttaGACCCGACATGAACTCAAGGGAAAAACTGatgtcaaaacaaaaaaatgttaattGA